In Bacteroidia bacterium, a single genomic region encodes these proteins:
- the tuf gene encoding elongation factor Tu translates to MAKENFDRSKPHVNVGTIGHVDHGKTTLTAAITHVLAKKGLSEARSFDSIDNAPEERERGITINTAHVEYQTEKRHYAHVDCPGHADYIKNMVTGAAQMDGAILVVAATDGPMPQTREHILLARQVGVPYIVVFMNKVDMVDDPELLDLVEMDIRDLLNKYEFPGDTTPIIRGSALGALNGDPKWEKTVLDLMDAVDTYIPTPVRILDKPFLMPVEDVFSITGRGTVATGRIERGVIRVNEPVDIVGLNAENLKSTVTGVEMFRKILDEGQAGDNVGLLLRGIDKDQIKRGMVICKPGSITPHTHFKAEIYVLSKEEGGRHTPFFNGYRPQFYMRTTDVTGTCKLPAGVEMVMPGDNVTIEVELIHPVAMEKGLRFAIREGGKTVGAGQVTEIIK, encoded by the coding sequence ATGGCAAAAGAAAATTTTGACCGTTCTAAGCCCCATGTGAATGTTGGTACCATAGGGCACGTAGATCATGGAAAGACCACTTTAACTGCTGCTATTACTCATGTTTTAGCTAAAAAAGGGTTGAGCGAAGCGCGCTCTTTTGACTCTATTGATAATGCTCCAGAGGAAAGAGAGCGGGGTATTACAATTAACACAGCTCACGTAGAATACCAAACAGAGAAAAGGCACTATGCCCACGTAGATTGTCCTGGTCACGCAGACTACATCAAGAATATGGTTACGGGTGCAGCGCAAATGGATGGTGCAATACTAGTAGTCGCTGCTACTGATGGACCCATGCCACAAACTCGTGAGCACATTCTTTTAGCACGTCAAGTAGGTGTGCCTTATATTGTTGTATTCATGAACAAAGTTGACATGGTTGATGATCCAGAGCTTTTAGACCTTGTTGAGATGGATATTCGCGACCTACTCAATAAATACGAGTTTCCTGGTGATACTACTCCAATTATACGTGGCTCTGCCCTAGGTGCTCTTAATGGCGATCCCAAATGGGAGAAAACTGTATTAGACTTAATGGATGCTGTTGATACTTATATTCCTACCCCTGTACGTATATTGGACAAACCTTTCTTGATGCCTGTGGAAGATGTATTTTCTATTACAGGTCGCGGAACAGTAGCTACCGGGCGTATTGAGAGAGGAGTTATACGAGTAAACGAACCAGTTGACATTGTGGGCTTAAATGCTGAAAACTTGAAATCCACAGTTACAGGAGTAGAGATGTTCCGAAAGATCTTAGATGAAGGACAAGCAGGAGATAATGTAGGACTACTCTTACGTGGTATAGATAAAGATCAGATTAAACGTGGAATGGTTATTTGTAAACCAGGTAGCATTACACCTCATACTCATTTTAAGGCTGAAATTTATGTTTTGAGCAAAGAAGAGGGGGGACGCCACACACCGTTTTTCAATGGATACAGACCGCAGTTCTACATGCGTACAACTGACGTAACAGGAACATGCAAACTTCCCGCAGGAGTAGAAATGGTCATGCCCGGCGATAACGTTACCATAGAAGTAGAATTGATTCATCCTGTAGCAATGGAGAAAGGGCTACGCTTTGCTATACGTGAAGGTGGTAAGACTGTAGGAGCAGGTCAAGTAACTGAAATCATAAAATAG
- the secE gene encoding preprotein translocase subunit SecE: MLEKIRNWYKEIYNELVNKVSWPTWEELQGSTTVVLVACLIISIIVFIVDTVFNYGLQFIYGG, translated from the coding sequence ATGTTAGAAAAAATACGCAATTGGTACAAAGAAATATATAATGAGCTGGTGAATAAAGTTTCTTGGCCTACTTGGGAAGAGTTACAGGGTAGCACGACAGTGGTTTTGGTAGCATGTTTGATTATCTCTATCATTGTTTTTATAGTAGACACAGTATTTAACTATGGTTTGCAGTTTATTTATGGAGGTTAA
- the nusG gene encoding transcription termination/antitermination protein NusG: MARVTKKTTKKDKKEENKEEKKPVEGWYVVRVVAGQENAVKKAIESEARAEKLEDRIFQVLIPVEKVFEIRDGKKKLRERILYPGYVFCHLFPDGEVISTINNIPNVIGFLHSKAPKRSGNEMPEPLRKSEVEKMLGRMNASHQDEEVVEIPFVEGEEVKVIDGPFDGCTGVVKRIHKDKIEVEVKIFERSTPVELSYTQIEKVF; this comes from the coding sequence ATGGCAAGAGTTACTAAAAAAACTACCAAAAAGGATAAAAAAGAGGAGAACAAAGAGGAAAAAAAACCTGTGGAGGGTTGGTATGTAGTACGTGTGGTAGCAGGTCAAGAAAATGCGGTTAAGAAGGCTATTGAGAGTGAGGCTAGAGCAGAAAAATTAGAGGATAGAATATTCCAAGTACTTATACCTGTTGAAAAGGTTTTTGAAATACGGGATGGCAAGAAAAAGCTAAGAGAGAGAATTTTGTACCCAGGCTATGTGTTTTGTCATTTGTTCCCTGACGGAGAAGTTATTAGCACTATCAACAATATACCTAATGTGATAGGCTTTTTACATTCCAAAGCACCGAAGCGATCAGGAAACGAAATGCCTGAACCACTCAGGAAAAGTGAGGTTGAAAAGATGTTAGGTAGAATGAATGCTAGTCATCAAGATGAAGAAGTAGTTGAGATTCCTTTTGTAGAAGGAGAGGAAGTTAAAGTAATAGATGGACCTTTTGATGGGTGTACAGGCGTTGTAAAGCGTATTCACAAGGATAAGATAGAGGTAGAGGTAAAAATTTTTGAAAGAAGTACTCCTGTGGAGCTAAGTTATACACAAATAGAAAAAGTATTTTGA
- the rplK gene encoding 50S ribosomal protein L11, translating to MAKEVAAYIKLQVKGGAANPSPPIGPALGSKGVNIMEFCKRFNAATQDKAGEILPVIITVYTDKSFDFVVKTPPTAVLLMKAAKIEKGSPESNRKKVGEVTWEQIQKIAETKMPDLNAFTIEAAMKMVAGTARSIGITIKGTPPWQKN from the coding sequence ATGGCAAAAGAAGTTGCTGCATATATTAAGTTACAAGTAAAGGGAGGAGCTGCTAATCCTTCGCCCCCTATTGGACCCGCATTAGGTTCTAAGGGGGTAAATATTATGGAATTTTGCAAACGGTTTAACGCAGCTACTCAAGATAAAGCAGGCGAAATTTTACCTGTTATTATCACAGTATACACTGACAAGTCCTTTGATTTTGTTGTCAAAACTCCTCCTACAGCAGTGTTGCTAATGAAAGCAGCGAAAATTGAGAAAGGTTCTCCTGAATCTAACCGCAAGAAAGTAGGAGAAGTAACTTGGGAACAAATTCAAAAAATTGCTGAAACAAAAATGCCAGACTTGAACGCTTTCACTATAGAAGCTGCCATGAAAATGGTAGCAGGTACGGCAAGAAGCATAGGTATAACTATCAAAGGTACTCCACCTTGGCAAAAAAACTGA
- the rplA gene encoding 50S ribosomal protein L1, translating to MTKLSKKYKAALAKYNPHQEYSLEQASALVKEIAFAKFDETIDLAIRLGIDPKQSSQMVRGVATLPHGTGKKVRVLVLTTGDRQEAARNAGADYVGLDDYIEKIEKEGWAEVDVVIASPDVMAKVGRLGKILGPRGLMPNPKTGTVTNDVAAAVREVKAGKIDFRNDKTGGIIHVPIGKVSFTPKQIAENALEVIQTVVKLKPASAKGTYIKSIAMSSTMSPSIKIDKKSIPGI from the coding sequence ATGACAAAGTTATCCAAAAAGTACAAAGCGGCACTCGCTAAGTACAATCCACATCAGGAATATTCTTTGGAGCAAGCTTCTGCATTAGTTAAAGAAATCGCCTTTGCTAAGTTTGATGAAACAATAGACTTAGCTATACGTTTGGGGATAGATCCCAAACAGTCCAGCCAAATGGTTAGAGGTGTAGCTACTCTACCCCATGGCACAGGAAAGAAAGTACGTGTATTAGTACTAACCACAGGCGATAGGCAAGAAGCTGCTCGAAATGCAGGTGCGGACTATGTAGGATTAGATGACTACATAGAAAAAATAGAAAAAGAAGGATGGGCAGAGGTAGATGTAGTCATTGCTTCCCCAGATGTAATGGCTAAGGTAGGTCGCTTAGGTAAGATTTTAGGTCCGAGAGGACTGATGCCTAACCCTAAAACAGGAACGGTTACTAATGATGTAGCCGCTGCGGTAAGAGAAGTAAAAGCAGGTAAAATTGACTTTCGTAATGACAAAACAGGTGGTATTATTCATGTACCTATTGGAAAAGTTTCCTTCACTCCAAAACAAATTGCAGAAAATGCTTTGGAGGTTATCCAAACTGTAGTAAAACTCAAACCTGCTTCAGCTAAAGGAACATATATCAAAAGTATCGCTATGTCCAGTACTATGAGCCCTAGTATTAAAATTGATAAAAAATCTATTCCAGGCATATAG
- the rplJ gene encoding 50S ribosomal protein L10: MTREEKIEIVNKLTEKLKNSPNFYVIDASDFTVAKSWALRAACYKAGLELRFYKNSLIKKALENLEGDYSPIIKSLKGSSSSIIFGATEPKTPAKVILDFRKDEAKPALKAAKIGEEIYVGDEQLNMLSKIKTKSELIGEIIALLQSPINTIISGLQNRENKEQ; this comes from the coding sequence ATGACAAGAGAAGAAAAAATTGAAATAGTAAATAAGCTAACTGAAAAGCTTAAAAATTCACCCAATTTTTATGTAATAGATGCCTCAGATTTTACTGTGGCAAAAAGCTGGGCACTACGGGCTGCTTGCTACAAAGCAGGATTAGAGCTTCGCTTTTACAAAAACTCTTTGATAAAAAAAGCACTAGAGAATTTAGAAGGTGATTATTCTCCCATCATTAAATCTCTAAAAGGTTCTTCTTCTTCAATTATTTTCGGAGCAACAGAACCCAAAACACCCGCAAAAGTAATATTAGACTTTCGTAAAGACGAAGCTAAACCTGCCCTCAAAGCAGCTAAAATAGGTGAGGAAATTTATGTGGGTGATGAGCAACTTAACATGCTCAGTAAAATCAAAACTAAAAGTGAGCTTATTGGTGAAATTATTGCATTATTACAATCTCCTATAAATACTATCATTTCTGGATTACAAAATAGAGAAAACAAAGAGCAATAA
- the rplL gene encoding 50S ribosomal protein L7/L12, producing MADLKQIAETLVNLTVKEVAELASILENEYGIKPAAAAVVVQGGSAAAEQAPAAQTEFDVILKSGGPQKLNVVKLLKDLTGLGLKEAKELVDNAPKPIKQKVSKEEAEALKAKLTEAGAEVEIK from the coding sequence ATGGCAGACCTAAAACAAATAGCAGAAACGTTAGTTAATCTAACTGTAAAAGAAGTAGCTGAATTAGCTTCTATATTAGAAAATGAGTATGGTATTAAGCCTGCCGCAGCTGCGGTAGTAGTGCAAGGTGGTAGTGCCGCAGCCGAGCAAGCTCCAGCAGCTCAAACAGAGTTTGATGTTATTCTTAAAAGCGGTGGTCCACAAAAACTTAATGTGGTTAAGCTGCTAAAAGATCTCACAGGATTGGGCTTAAAAGAAGCCAAAGAATTAGTAGATAATGCTCCTAAGCCGATTAAACAAAAGGTTTCCAAAGAAGAAGCGGAAGCCCTTAAAGCTAAGCTCACCGAAGCAGGAGCAGAAGTAGAAATTAAATAA